The following coding sequences are from one Clostridia bacterium window:
- a CDS encoding ribonucleoside triphosphate reductase: protein MLVPKKIIKRDGRVVDFDEERIINAIFKAAQAVGGSDRRLACELANQVVALAAERFADKLPTVEDIQDLVEKVLIENGHARTAKAYILYRQQHAEWRNFRNLMVNVDNMVQGYLDGEDWRINENSNMNYSLQGLNNHIIAAVSSRYWLEKVYPPEVREAHISGDFHLHDLSLLAPYCCGWDLADLLTEGFAGVDQKVESAPPKHFRTALGQIANFFYTLQGEAAGAQAFSSFDTYVAPFIRYDGLSYPEVKQAMQEFIFNLNVPTRVGFQTPFVNLTMDVVVPSILADEPVIIGGKRQEGTRYGDFQKEMEWVNLAFCEVMMEGDAKGRIFTFPIPTYNITRDFPWDSPVAEKIMAMTAKYGIPYFANFINSDLKPEDVRSMCCRLRLDNRELKKRGGGLFGSNPLTGSIGVVTINLPRLGYLSSTKEELFSRLREKMELAKKSLLLKRNILEKLTEQGLYPYSRHYLRNVKARFGRYWENHFNTIGIVGMNEALLNFLGKGIETPEGKALALEILDFMRGVLKEFQEETGQMFNLEATPAEGTAYRLARIDKSTYPDIITAGGEGAAAALGVDPEPYYTNSTQLPVGYTDDIFWALEHQDPLQLKYTGGTVFHAFLGERITDTKTCERLLQTVMNNYQLPYFTLTPTFSICPTHGYLAGEQPACPQCGQETEVWSRIVGYYRPVSNWNKGKKVEFAERRYYRVESQKEPKEVNSVA from the coding sequence ATCTTGGTACCAAAAAAGATCATCAAACGGGATGGGCGAGTAGTTGATTTCGACGAGGAACGGATCATCAACGCCATCTTTAAGGCCGCCCAGGCAGTGGGAGGATCAGACCGGAGGCTAGCCTGTGAGCTGGCCAACCAGGTGGTAGCCTTAGCAGCAGAACGCTTTGCCGATAAGCTCCCCACGGTGGAGGACATCCAGGACCTGGTAGAAAAGGTGCTGATCGAAAACGGACATGCCCGCACCGCTAAGGCCTACATCCTCTACCGGCAACAGCATGCCGAGTGGCGTAATTTTAGAAACTTGATGGTCAACGTCGATAATATGGTACAGGGATACCTGGACGGCGAAGATTGGCGCATCAATGAGAACAGCAATATGAACTACTCGCTGCAGGGACTAAATAACCATATAATCGCGGCGGTAAGCTCCCGCTATTGGCTGGAAAAAGTGTATCCGCCGGAGGTGCGGGAAGCTCATATCTCCGGCGATTTTCACCTCCATGATCTTTCCCTTCTGGCTCCCTATTGCTGCGGGTGGGACCTGGCCGACCTTTTGACCGAGGGATTCGCCGGAGTCGACCAGAAGGTGGAAAGCGCTCCACCCAAGCATTTCCGTACTGCTCTGGGGCAAATAGCCAACTTCTTCTATACCCTGCAGGGTGAGGCTGCTGGAGCCCAGGCCTTCTCCAGCTTCGACACCTATGTGGCCCCCTTTATCCGTTATGACGGCCTCTCTTACCCCGAGGTCAAGCAGGCCATGCAGGAGTTCATCTTCAACCTCAACGTCCCCACCCGGGTGGGCTTTCAGACCCCCTTCGTCAATTTAACCATGGACGTGGTAGTGCCCAGCATTCTGGCCGATGAACCGGTGATCATTGGCGGTAAGAGGCAGGAAGGCACCCGCTACGGTGACTTTCAAAAGGAGATGGAATGGGTCAACCTGGCTTTCTGTGAAGTGATGATGGAAGGAGATGCTAAGGGAAGGATCTTTACTTTCCCTATCCCCACCTATAACATCACCCGCGACTTCCCTTGGGACAGCCCGGTGGCAGAGAAGATCATGGCCATGACCGCCAAGTATGGTATCCCTTACTTTGCCAACTTCATCAACTCCGACCTAAAACCTGAGGATGTCCGCAGCATGTGCTGCCGCCTGCGGCTAGATAACCGGGAGCTCAAGAAGCGCGGCGGCGGCCTGTTTGGCTCCAACCCCCTGACCGGGTCCATTGGGGTAGTGACCATCAACCTGCCCCGGCTGGGATATTTAAGCTCCACCAAGGAGGAGCTGTTCTCGAGACTAAGGGAAAAGATGGAGCTGGCCAAAAAGAGCCTGCTCTTAAAGCGCAACATCCTGGAGAAGCTGACCGAGCAGGGCCTTTACCCGTACTCCCGCCACTACCTTAGAAACGTCAAGGCTAGGTTCGGGCGTTACTGGGAGAACCACTTCAACACCATCGGCATCGTGGGCATGAACGAAGCGCTTTTAAACTTCCTGGGCAAAGGTATCGAGACCCCGGAAGGGAAAGCTTTAGCCTTAGAGATTTTGGACTTCATGCGGGGAGTATTGAAGGAATTCCAGGAAGAGACGGGCCAGATGTTCAACCTGGAGGCTACCCCAGCTGAAGGTACTGCTTACCGGCTGGCCCGCATCGACAAGAGCACTTATCCTGACATCATTACCGCTGGAGGCGAAGGAGCGGCGGCAGCCCTGGGAGTGGATCCTGAGCCCTACTACACCAACTCCACCCAGCTGCCAGTGGGCTATACCGACGATATCTTCTGGGCTCTAGAACACCAAGATCCGCTCCAGCTCAAATATACCGGGGGCACAGTGTTCCATGCTTTTCTAGGTGAGCGCATCACCGACACCAAGACCTGCGAGCGGCTCTTGCAGACGGTGATGAACAACTACCAGCTCCCCTATTTCACCCTCACCCCCACCTTTAGCATCTGCCCCACCCACGGGTACCTGGCCGGGGAACAACCTGCCTGCCCCCAGTGCGGCCAGGAGACCGAGGTTTGGAGCCGGATTGTGGGTTATTACCGGCCGGTTTCCAACTGGAATAAGGGAAAAAAGGTGGAGTTTGCTGAGCGCAGGTACTATAGGGTAGAATCCCAAAAGGAACCCAAGGAAGTCAACTCAGTAGCTTAG
- a CDS encoding ferredoxin oxidoreductase, whose product MELGIHRLRKGLSRISVAETQRSAVGTGLVDLPRGRQFMTGNEVIAWAAIAAGADIMYGYPITPQNEIMHYWTRLAPRFGRGFLQTEDEMSAGFATIGGVLAGKRAFTATAGPGNVLMQDPLAMAEMMRLPVVVIVCQRGGPSTATVIYSQQEVNLTCFGGNGEGLRIVYSPSSHHELYTYVLKAFNTAWAYHFPTFVLGDGYQSKMREPVELFDPADRNLEPVATVPYLGGPGVPGVDREPVLLRNTYNLEEELFAVLSQHQADYQRMAEEVAEYEQLGAEEAEVIVIAHGVVARAARAAVEELRAWGVPVGLFRPITLRPFPTQALRLAVAQDGTSKVKRLLVCESAQGQLERLVKEALYGLASPPEMASYLRPGLAITPEEIMDQLKLT is encoded by the coding sequence ATGGAACTAGGGATCCACAGGTTGCGGAAGGGGTTGAGCAGGATAAGCGTCGCTGAGACCCAAAGGTCAGCTGTTGGCACCGGCCTAGTCGATTTGCCTAGGGGTCGGCAATTTATGACCGGCAACGAAGTCATTGCCTGGGCTGCCATTGCTGCCGGTGCCGACATCATGTACGGGTATCCCATTACTCCCCAAAACGAGATCATGCATTACTGGACTCGCTTGGCTCCCAGATTTGGGCGAGGGTTCCTTCAGACCGAGGATGAGATGTCAGCTGGCTTTGCCACCATCGGCGGGGTGTTGGCGGGCAAGCGCGCCTTCACTGCTACCGCCGGGCCAGGAAACGTGTTGATGCAGGACCCCTTAGCCATGGCGGAGATGATGCGCCTGCCGGTGGTAGTGATTGTCTGCCAGCGGGGAGGACCTTCCACCGCTACCGTCATTTACTCGCAGCAGGAGGTCAACCTCACCTGCTTTGGCGGCAACGGCGAGGGCTTGCGGATCGTCTATTCGCCCTCAAGTCACCATGAACTTTATACTTACGTGCTCAAGGCTTTTAACACTGCCTGGGCCTATCACTTTCCCACCTTTGTTTTGGGAGACGGCTACCAAAGTAAGATGCGGGAGCCAGTAGAGCTATTTGATCCGGCAGATCGAAACCTGGAACCGGTAGCCACCGTGCCTTACCTGGGTGGGCCCGGGGTCCCCGGAGTCGATCGGGAGCCGGTCCTTTTGCGCAATACCTACAATCTCGAGGAAGAACTTTTCGCGGTGCTGTCCCAACATCAAGCCGACTACCAAAGGATGGCAGAAGAGGTGGCCGAATACGAACAGCTAGGCGCCGAGGAGGCCGAAGTCATAGTAATAGCGCACGGGGTGGTGGCCAGGGCCGCCCGAGCCGCGGTGGAAGAACTCCGGGCTTGGGGCGTGCCGGTAGGATTGTTCCGACCCATAACCCTGAGGCCATTTCCGACCCAAGCCCTAAGGCTAGCGGTGGCGCAAGATGGCACCAGCAAGGTTAAGAGACTTTTGGTTTGTGAATCAGCCCAGGGGCAGCTAGAACGGCTGGTGAAGGAAGCCCTTTACGGTTTAGCATCCCCGCCGGAAATGGCTAGTTATCTCCGCCCGGGGCTGGCCATCACTCCCGAAGAGATCATGGATCAGCTGAAGCTTACTTGA
- a CDS encoding site-specific DNA-methyltransferase, giving the protein MPASGNLPVKLDYPGKRPAAEVLAAGPVPALVPLQILLPPSATNKWPAYLEACCQDQEITEPSAAGAVSADATPTGGTQDRVQANHESHWHNRLIQGDNLLALRALAKDVAVKGQVKLVYIDPPFATQREFQGRGQATWSDTLDGAEFLEFLRQRLILLRELLADDGSLYVHMDYRLAHYVKVLLDEIMGRENFRNEIIVKRATKNLQNQFAQVVMLNTATDSIFWYSKHPEARFRPPTKKASPRQQQGSWASFYNHENRPTMRYPLFGKTISRGQWKWSQDRAMRAAANYQTYLEHYADKMSLKEYWLATGKKLEFLRPSPRTGSPQYWVEPREEVICDTNWLDIPAYQFDSGYPTQKSEALLTRIIKAGSEPGDLVLDCFCGSGTTLVVAQRLGRRWIGVDCVEAAITVAARRLKQVAEEAKPST; this is encoded by the coding sequence TTGCCTGCTTCCGGCAACCTGCCAGTTAAGCTCGACTATCCGGGAAAGCGACCGGCCGCTGAGGTCCTGGCCGCTGGCCCCGTACCTGCGTTGGTGCCATTACAAATCCTCCTCCCCCCTAGCGCCACCAACAAGTGGCCAGCTTACCTGGAGGCTTGCTGCCAGGACCAAGAAATTACAGAGCCAAGTGCGGCTGGTGCGGTTAGCGCCGATGCCACTCCAACCGGTGGAACCCAGGATAGAGTCCAGGCTAACCATGAGTCGCACTGGCATAACCGCTTGATCCAGGGGGATAACCTGCTGGCCTTGAGAGCCTTGGCCAAGGATGTTGCCGTCAAAGGCCAGGTGAAACTGGTATATATCGATCCTCCCTTCGCCACCCAGCGCGAATTTCAAGGCCGTGGCCAAGCTACCTGGAGTGATACCTTGGATGGGGCTGAATTCCTGGAATTCTTGCGCCAGCGGCTCATTCTCCTCCGGGAACTATTAGCCGATGACGGTAGCCTGTACGTACATATGGATTACCGCCTAGCTCACTATGTCAAGGTGCTCCTGGACGAGATCATGGGCCGGGAGAATTTTCGGAACGAGATTATAGTCAAGCGGGCTACCAAGAATCTTCAGAACCAATTTGCTCAGGTGGTCATGCTCAATACCGCCACCGATTCCATCTTTTGGTATTCCAAGCACCCCGAGGCCCGTTTCCGGCCCCCTACCAAGAAAGCTAGCCCCCGCCAACAGCAAGGATCGTGGGCTAGCTTCTACAACCACGAAAACCGCCCCACCATGCGCTACCCGCTATTTGGTAAGACTATCAGCCGGGGGCAATGGAAGTGGAGCCAAGACCGGGCCATGCGAGCAGCCGCCAATTACCAAACCTATCTGGAGCACTATGCGGATAAGATGAGCCTCAAAGAATACTGGCTGGCCACTGGCAAAAAACTAGAGTTTCTACGGCCCAGCCCTCGCACCGGCTCTCCTCAATACTGGGTGGAACCGCGAGAAGAAGTAATCTGCGATACCAATTGGTTGGATATCCCCGCTTACCAGTTTGACTCTGGCTATCCCACCCAGAAGTCAGAAGCGTTGCTTACCAGAATAATCAAGGCTGGCTCCGAACCCGGGGACCTAGTGCTGGACTGCTTTTGTGGATCGGGGACTACCTTGGTGGTGGCCCAGCGGCTGGGCCGGCGCTGGATTGGGGTTGATTGCGTGGAGGCAGCCATAACCGTCGCTGCCAGGAGGCTTAAGCAAGTAGCCGAAGAGGCTAAGCCGTCCACCTAG
- a CDS encoding DUF4349 domain-containing protein, producing MLENTSQLSAGRLDDTEQRLRGVGGYLAQASISGQERGKRQGSFSLRVPATQFEPLLAEIKNMGTVEKENRTANDVTQEYVDLDARLTNLRRQEERLAEILKQARNVNEVLQVENSIPAMP from the coding sequence ATGCTCGAAAATACTTCGCAGTTGAGTGCTGGACGGCTGGACGATACTGAGCAGCGCCTGCGAGGCGTAGGCGGCTATCTGGCCCAAGCTAGCATTTCCGGTCAAGAAAGGGGCAAGCGCCAAGGGTCATTCTCCCTGCGGGTCCCGGCTACTCAATTTGAGCCCCTGCTAGCCGAGATCAAGAATATGGGAACAGTAGAGAAGGAGAACCGAACTGCCAACGATGTCACCCAGGAATACGTTGATCTCGATGCCCGGCTGACCAACCTGAGGCGCCAGGAAGAGAGGCTAGCGGAAATACTCAAACAAGCCCGTAACGTCAATGAGGTGCTCCAAGTAGAAAACTCTATTCCCGCCATGCCTTGA
- a CDS encoding alcohol dehydrogenase catalytic domain-containing protein, whose amino-acid sequence MRAMVLKNPAPIETLPLTLMELPVPQPGPGQVCIQIHACGVCHTDLHTVEGELLLKKLPVIPGHQVVGRVVALGEPTEPGERSGSAAIDVKVGDRVGVPWLYRTCGSCFYCQRGLENLCSQAEFTGLDHDGGYAEYMVAPADFVLPLPESFSERQAAPLLCAGIIGYRSLRVAGLQPGERLALFGFGASAHLALQVARHWGCEVIVYTRSREHQELAVNLGAAWAGPAQAA is encoded by the coding sequence ATGCGCGCTATGGTGCTCAAGAACCCCGCTCCCATTGAGACTTTACCCCTAACCCTGATGGAACTTCCCGTTCCCCAACCTGGCCCCGGCCAGGTCTGCATCCAGATCCATGCCTGCGGCGTCTGCCATACCGACCTGCATACGGTGGAGGGCGAACTGCTCCTCAAAAAGCTCCCGGTCATACCCGGCCACCAGGTGGTGGGCCGGGTGGTGGCCCTAGGCGAGCCGACTGAGCCAGGGGAAAGGTCCGGTTCCGCGGCGATCGACGTTAAAGTCGGCGACCGGGTGGGGGTACCCTGGCTCTATCGCACCTGCGGGAGTTGCTTTTATTGCCAGCGGGGGCTAGAAAACCTCTGCTCCCAGGCTGAATTCACCGGCCTCGATCATGATGGCGGCTATGCCGAATATATGGTAGCGCCGGCCGACTTTGTCCTGCCCCTGCCGGAAAGCTTCTCCGAACGGCAAGCGGCTCCGCTGCTCTGTGCCGGCATCATCGGTTATCGCTCCTTGCGGGTAGCCGGGCTGCAGCCGGGAGAGCGCTTGGCCCTTTTCGGCTTTGGCGCTTCCGCCCACTTGGCTCTGCAGGTGGCCCGCCACTGGGGATGCGAGGTGATAGTTTATACTCGCAGCCGGGAACACCAGGAGCTGGCAGTAAACTTGGGGGCGGCCTGGGCCGGTCCGGCCCAGGCCGCC
- a CDS encoding anaerobic ribonucleoside-triphosphate reductase activating protein yields MRELIRGIQKTSLVDYPGEVCTTLFVGGCNLRCPWCHNSDLVLRQRQLPRFQPKAILSSLEKRKHLVPAVCITGGEPTLWTQLPDFIRELKAMELKVKLDTNGTNPEVLQGLLTEQLLDYVAMDVKAPPEKYELLTGRPSFMATASTHRVEPADCLCLGQNAQETGAAILKRIQQSIDLIKTSSIDYEFRTTAVPGMLEEADLLAIGSWLAQSIRPRRWVLQQFRPATTIIDPCLREAHPYPQEVLERVATQMAPYFEEVKVRGEE; encoded by the coding sequence GTGAGAGAATTGATTCGCGGCATCCAGAAGACCAGCCTGGTTGATTACCCGGGTGAGGTTTGTACTACCTTATTTGTGGGCGGCTGCAACCTGCGCTGCCCATGGTGCCACAACAGTGATTTGGTGCTGCGGCAAAGGCAGCTGCCCCGGTTCCAGCCCAAAGCCATCTTGAGCTCCTTGGAAAAGCGCAAGCACCTGGTACCAGCCGTATGCATTACTGGCGGCGAACCTACCCTCTGGACCCAGTTGCCCGACTTTATTAGAGAACTAAAAGCTATGGAACTCAAAGTGAAGCTGGATACCAACGGCACCAACCCAGAAGTCCTGCAAGGGCTGCTGACAGAGCAATTGCTAGATTATGTGGCTATGGATGTTAAGGCTCCCCCGGAGAAGTACGAGCTTTTGACCGGGCGCCCAAGCTTTATGGCTACTGCTTCTACCCACAGGGTAGAGCCGGCCGATTGCCTTTGTTTGGGCCAGAACGCCCAAGAGACGGGTGCTGCCATTCTCAAGCGGATCCAGCAGAGCATCGACCTGATTAAGACCAGTTCCATCGACTATGAGTTCCGGACCACCGCCGTCCCGGGGATGCTGGAAGAGGCGGACCTTTTGGCCATCGGTTCCTGGCTGGCCCAGTCGATCCGCCCTCGCCGCTGGGTGTTGCAGCAATTCCGCCCCGCCACTACTATCATCGATCCTTGCTTGCGCGAGGCGCATCCCTATCCCCAGGAAGTCTTGGAGCGGGTAGCCACCCAGATGGCCCCCTATTTTGAGGAAGTGAAGGTGAGGGGGGAGGAATAA